The DNA sequence CAGTCGCGCCAGTTAGCCCACTAGCGCCAGTAGGACCATCCTGTCCAATTGGGCCAGTGGCCCCCGTCGCACCGACAGCGTTGAGCTTCGTGACGACAGTAGCATCGAGCTTGTCTTCGGTGATGGTACTGTCTTTTAGAGTACCATCGGGATTATGAGCTTGGTTGAGATAGTCATTGAGAATAGTACCCCATTGTCCGGCGTCATCTCCTGGTATCGGTAATCTGGTCATGGCTCCTGTGCTATCTCCCCTCCGTTATAAATATTGTTATCAATAGCCCTTGCGGTTATATGTCTTCTATGATACCCCCCCCCCATAGAAAAAGTCAAGGGGGAAATTGAAAAATTGAGGAGATTTTAGAGTTTATTTTCTAGCGTCACAGTACATGACGTGCGATAAATGCTCGCAATAGGTTCGTCGGTGCATCATCGACGCCAGACTGCCAACCAGCAGCAATTAATTTATCAGCCTCTTCGGGTTCAAAATAACCAGCGTGACGATAGGTGTTAATTCGTAACTCCAACCCTGCTGGGTCGAGCTCAGGATGAAATTGTGTGCCATATACATTCTGGCCACAGCGGACCATTTGTACACAGGTTTCATTTTGAGCTAACACGGCCAACGCCGATGGAATTTCCCTAGCGCCTTCTTTATGACCAACAAAGGCCGCAAAATCGCGGGGTGTATCTGCTAGTATCGGATCCTCAGCCACCAAACGAATATCCACTGCACCAACTGGCTCACCAGCCTCGAAACTCATCCGTCCACCAGCATGCGTCACCAATGCGCCCAAACCTAAACAGGCGCCGAAAAATGGCTTGTCCTCGGCGACGATCTGATCGAGTAGCCACCACAACCATGGCTCAAACGCTTTTTGTTCAGGCGATTTATGATCGTCATCATAGGCAAAATTCGCC is a window from the Candidatus Saccharibacteria bacterium genome containing:
- a CDS encoding glutamine amidotransferase (Catalyzes the transfer of the ammonia group from glutamine to a new carbon-nitrogen group) produces the protein MKKVLLLQSRPEIEASDDEFRAFCRFGGLDETQIVRLQIHEMQPAVNLDDYAAVLMGGGPANFAYDDDHKSPEQKAFEPWLWWLLDQIVAEDKPFFGACLGLGALVTHAGGRMSFEAGEPVGAVDIRLVAEDPILADTPRDFAAFVGHKEGAREIPSALAVLAQNETCVQMVRCGQNVYGTQFHPELDPAGLELRINTYRHAGYFEPEEADKLIAAGWQSGVDDAPTNLLRAFIARHVL